One Spinacia oleracea cultivar Varoflay chromosome 4, BTI_SOV_V1, whole genome shotgun sequence DNA segment encodes these proteins:
- the LOC110785967 gene encoding trihelix transcription factor GTL2 has protein sequence MFDGMPEQFYQFLAAAATTSRATPPTKIISNTTASLSLPLSFSLHHHQNHAVAAAAFPTYSPQPQPPPPPPPQLSFDAPYHPLLHHHHHPHSQFVTRNNEVVKVVENTTLTHSPLSTQLPTSLQDSGESQRSSSVMMLPEIPWSNDEMLALFRIRSSMDNTWFPDFIWENVSRKLSEIGFKRSAEKCKEKFEEETRSFNSSIISTNNNCSNKNTTPSNNNNYRLFGELEQLCNNNNNINNINDDDNVDHGGGGGGGGGDDHCPQTSLSQGTLCPDEDDNEGENEDWNEGEEDMIQGDRVGNDEVGEDYTRNDKDDYKDNVEGDEQSVDDSEKTEENTKRVMRKRKRQKKFEMFKGFCEKIVSKMMTQQEELHLKILEDMVKRDEEKVAKEEAWKKQEFVRLEKELEDRAHEQAVSGDRQAKILDFLNKVGTSSNILDSKSIKEVFEKLNKVPNITLSNSSVLTQDSIISAQLQPTSSCTTHHDHNHTHLVTNIPSSSSTENIALLSCIKFDNSKLPMSSSSLDQPSQNPICRPSNNELSHKFPRPDHTNTDATEHVTKLKSLENESGKDDTGRRWPRDEVLALINIRCSLFNNNGGDTMTHHDRENNAKGPLWERISQKMVELGYKRSAKRCKEKWENINKYFRKTKDLNKKRSIDSRTCPYYHQLNHLYNQGTLMGPSDQPMNNPGSPENGTITLSGQSQGNGLTTPANNGATTNKMHAPQGNEANVVQVPGFDFEF, from the exons ATGTTTGATGGAATGCCTGAACAGTTCTACCAATTCTTAGCAGCAGCAGCCACAACATCAAGAGCAACACCGCCCACTAAAATTATTTCCAACACTACTGCTTCTCTTTCGCTTCCACTctcattctctctccaccaCCACCAGAACCATGCCGTCGCTGCGGCTGCTTTTCCTACTTATTCaccacaaccacaaccaccaccaccaccacctccacaaCTATCTTTTGATGCTCCTTACCACCCCCTTCTTCACCACCATCATCATCCTCACTCCCAATTTGTCACTAGAAACAATGAAGTTGTCAAAGTCGTTGAAAATACAACCCTTACCCATTCTCCTTTATCTACTCAGCTCCCAACTAGCTTACAAGACAGCGGCGAATCCCAAAGATCATCGTCAGTAATGATGTTGCCCGAAATTCCATGGTCTAATGATGAGATGCTTGCCCTATTCAGAATCAGATCTAGTATGGATAATACTTGGTTCCCTGACTTCATCTGGGAAAATGTATCAAG AAAGCTATCAGAGATTGGATTCAAAAGGAGTGCTGAAAAATGCAAGGAGAAATTTGAAGAGGAAACTAGAAGCTTCAATAGCAGTATTATCAGTACTAATAATAACTGCAGCAACAAGAATACTACTCCAAGTAATAACAACAATTACAGGCTGTTTGGTGAACTTGAACAGCTTtgcaacaataataacaatattaataatataaatgaTGATGATAACGTTGATCATGGCGGCGGCGGAGGCGGAGGCGGAGGCGATGATCATTGTCCTCAGACTTCATTGTCCCAAGGGACCTTATGTCCCGATGAAGATGATAATGAGGGTGAAAACGAGGATTGGAATGAAGGTGAAGAAGATATGATACAAGGTGATAGAGTAGGGAATGATGAAGTGGGTGAAGATTATACAAGAAATGACAAGGACGACTACAAGGATAATGTGGAAGGAGATGAGCAGTCAGTGGACGACAGCGAGAAGACGGAGGAAAATACAAAGAGGGTAATGAGGAAGAGAAAAAGACAGAAGAAATTTGAAATGTTTAAAGGGTTTTGTGAGAAGATTGTAAGTAAGATGATGACTCAACAAGAAGAGCTACACTTGAAGATACTTGAAGATATGGTTAAGAGAGATGAGGAAAAGGTTGCAAAGGAAGAGGCATGGAAGAAGCAAGAGTTTGTGAGGTTAGAAAAGGAGTTAGAGGATAGGGCACACGAGCAGGCAGTTTCCGGTGACCGCCAAGCTAAGATCCTTGATTTCCTTAACAAGGTTGGTACATCGTCAAATATTTTGGACAGCAAGTCTATCAAAGAAGTATTCGAGAAACTTAATAAGGTACCCAACATTACTTTGTCTAATTCCTCAGTTTTGACTCAAGACTCTATTATTAGTGCACAACTTCAACCCACTTCATCTTGTACAACCCATCATGATCATAATCATACTCATTTGGTCACAAACATCCCTAGCTCCTCATCAACTGAGAATATAGCTTTGTTAAGTTGTATTAAATTCGACAACTCGAAATTGCCAATGTCGTCCTCCTCTTTGGATCAACCCTCTCAAAACCCTATTTGTCGTCCTAGTAACAACGAGTTATCTCATAAGTTCCCCAGGCCGGATCATACCAACACTGATGCAACGGAACATGTCACAAAGTTAAAGTCCCTAGAGAATGAGAGTGGTAAAGATGATACCGGTAGAAGATGGCCGAGAGATGAAGTTCTAGCATTAATCAACATCAGGTGTAGCCTTTTTAACAACAATGGCGGTGATACTATGACTCACCATGACCGCGAAAACAACGCTAAAGGTCCTCTATGGGAGAGGATCTCGCAAAAGATGGTGGAATTAGGGTACAAAAGGAGTGCAAAGAGGTGCAAAGAAAAGTGGGAGAACATAAACAAGTActttaggaaaacaaaggaCTTGAACAAGAAAAGGTCCATAGACTCTAGAACTTGTCCTTACTACCACCAGTTAAACCACTTATACAACCAAGGAACACTAATGGGTCCTAGCGATCAACCAATGAACAACCCCGGATCACCGGAAAATGGGACCATAACACTCTCAGGCCAGTCTCAAGGTAATGGACTGACTACTCCTGCAAATAATGGTGCAACAACTAATAAAATGCATGCTCCTCAAGGTAATGAGGCCAATGTGGTCCAAGTACCagggtttgattttgaattttga